The Rhopalosiphum maidis isolate BTI-1 chromosome 1, ASM367621v3, whole genome shotgun sequence genome has a segment encoding these proteins:
- the LOC113557121 gene encoding enolase-phosphatase E1-like encodes MPLNETVILLNIIEPITSINYIREVLFPHVVSILQDYVKNHKGKYKDDESYQQYLKSWHVQTFENSITVPISPGEKMKSIISNNFRPWKMSDSRLICCMDNYVINMWNLGYETGLIKGYIYEDVLPVLKKLTDMGKKICTYSCFKTTLQENFFKYTDYGDVSGVFSKYFDINLGPKDSETTYKDIANKLNVNCSDILFLTNVIADAEAALKAGCNSVLLVRPSNFPLDPEKSSKFRIIKTLDELL; translated from the coding sequence atgcCATTGAACGAGACTGTTATTCTCCTTAACATTATAGAACCAATTACatcaattaactatattaggGAAGTATTGTTTCCTCATGTGGTCAGTATCTTACAGGATTACGTAAAAAACCACAAGGGAAAATATAAGGATGATGAGAGCtatcaacaatatttaaaatcatggcATGtacaaacatttgaaaattccATAACTGTACCAATATCTCCAGGCGAAAAAATGAAGTCTatcattagtaataattttagaccATGGAAGATGAGTGACTCAAGGCTAATTTGCTGTATggataattatgttattaacatGTGGAACCTTGGATATGAAACTGGTCTTATAAaaggttatatatatgaagatGTATTACCTGTTTTAAAAAAGCTAACTGACAtgggtaaaaaaatatgcacttactcttgttttaaaacaacacTTCaagagaatttttttaaatatacagacTATGGAGATGTGTCtggtgtattttcaaaatattttgatattaatttggGACCAAAAGACTCTGAAACCACCTATAAAGATAttgctaataaattaaatgtaaactgtagcgatattttatttttaactaacgtAATTGCTGATGCTGAAGCAGCTTTAAAAGCCGGCTGTAATTCAGTTCTTTTGGTAAGACCCAGTAACTTTCCACTGGATCCTGAGAAAAGTTCAAAGTTTAGAATTATAAAGACACTAgatgaattattgtaa